One segment of Sphingomonas qomolangmaensis DNA contains the following:
- a CDS encoding glycosyltransferase, giving the protein MSVLQPLSTDRPRKIAVIAHLRHAVAEPFMGGMEAHCDLLVRTLVAQGHAVTLFASGDSAGDLPVHAISPTAYEAELPWAHWRGTDRLDRWLSEAYARAWAAVRGGGFDIVHNNSLFAPLHDWARRDGVAMLTSLHVPPFAMLRQAIARNRVPWLQLTVPSAGQLPAWAGVHDEGIRVAHNGVDLGKWRFGAAGNGRAIWFGRITPNKGTVVALRAASAAGIALDLVGPIECSDYFAEVSPLLGETHRYLGHLSGGDLVERVRAASVMLCTPMWDEPFGLVAAEAMACGVPVAALDRGALGEVIGDCGVLAADEAGLPAAIARALAISREACRARIEARFAADAMARRYVAAYADAVAGVPASSIERTRALLA; this is encoded by the coding sequence TTGTCCGTCCTGCAGCCATTATCGACCGATCGTCCGCGCAAGATCGCGGTGATCGCGCATCTGCGCCATGCCGTCGCCGAACCGTTCATGGGCGGGATGGAGGCGCATTGCGACCTGCTGGTGCGGACACTCGTGGCGCAGGGGCATGCCGTTACCTTGTTCGCGAGCGGCGACAGCGCCGGCGACCTGCCGGTCCACGCCATCTCGCCTACCGCCTATGAGGCCGAGCTTCCCTGGGCGCATTGGCGCGGCACCGATCGGCTCGATCGCTGGCTGAGCGAGGCCTATGCGCGTGCCTGGGCGGCGGTGCGCGGTGGCGGGTTCGACATCGTCCACAACAACAGCCTGTTCGCGCCGCTGCACGATTGGGCGCGGCGCGACGGGGTGGCGATGCTGACCTCGCTGCATGTGCCGCCGTTCGCGATGCTGCGCCAGGCGATCGCGCGCAATCGGGTGCCGTGGTTGCAGCTGACGGTGCCGTCGGCGGGGCAGCTGCCGGCATGGGCCGGAGTGCATGACGAGGGCATCCGCGTTGCGCATAACGGCGTCGACCTTGGCAAATGGCGGTTCGGCGCAGCGGGCAACGGCCGGGCGATCTGGTTCGGGCGGATCACGCCGAACAAGGGGACGGTCGTGGCGTTGCGCGCCGCGAGTGCCGCAGGGATCGCGCTCGACCTGGTGGGGCCGATCGAATGCAGCGATTATTTCGCCGAGGTGTCGCCGTTGTTAGGCGAGACGCACCGCTATCTGGGGCATCTGTCGGGCGGCGACCTGGTCGAGCGGGTGCGCGCGGCGTCGGTGATGCTGTGCACGCCGATGTGGGACGAGCCCTTCGGGCTGGTCGCGGCGGAGGCGATGGCATGCGGGGTGCCGGTCGCGGCGCTCGATCGCGGGGCGCTGGGCGAGGTGATCGGCGATTGCGGGGTGCTCGCCGCCGATGAAGCGGGGCTGCCGGCCGCGATCGCCAGGGCGCTAGCTATCTCGCGCGAAGCCTGCCGCGCGCGCATCGAGGCGCGGTTTGCCGCCGATGCGATGGCGAGGCGCTATGTCGCGGCCTATGCCGATGCAGTGGCGGGGGTGCCGGCTTCGAGCATCGAGAGGACGCGCGCGCTGCTGGCATAG
- a CDS encoding glycosyltransferase, producing MSGAIGYFVHHQGRGHAERAAAIVNALPADRPVMLFSARDDIFPSLASQISVTKIPSLFEAPDDAPAALAKATTPSTLHCAPLGWASITRAVATIATWFADARPALFVTDVSAELAQLARIASVPCVTVLQHGDRSDPGHMAAYEGALGILAPYHPLLEQPGRPDWMRAKMHHAPGVGVHPAATDRDAARAALNLPLDREIVLVVAGGGGDGTPTTPLTLGARAQPDTLWLTIGAVAHEWHATVPGNLRHLGWVDDPASYIAAADRVVSSAGNTTVHMIAAAGRPWIVVPEWRYFDEQRWKARMLAQAGAAVTLDHWPSHVDAWRDAWTRAAAIDTAKQRLLVDPHAAQGVADWFERLAAWQHPAPRATPNLLAETIG from the coding sequence ATGAGCGGCGCGATCGGCTATTTCGTCCATCACCAGGGGCGCGGCCATGCCGAACGCGCCGCGGCGATCGTCAACGCGCTGCCCGCCGACCGCCCGGTGATGCTGTTTTCGGCCCGCGACGACATCTTTCCGTCGCTGGCATCGCAGATTTCGGTGACCAAGATCCCATCGCTGTTCGAGGCTCCCGACGATGCACCCGCCGCCTTGGCCAAAGCTACCACGCCTTCGACGCTGCACTGCGCGCCGCTCGGCTGGGCCAGCATCACCCGGGCGGTGGCGACGATCGCCACCTGGTTCGCCGACGCGCGACCCGCCTTGTTCGTCACCGACGTGTCGGCCGAACTCGCGCAGCTCGCGCGGATCGCGTCGGTGCCGTGCGTCACCGTCCTCCAGCATGGCGACCGCAGCGATCCCGGCCACATGGCGGCATATGAGGGTGCGCTCGGCATCCTTGCGCCCTATCACCCGCTGCTCGAACAGCCCGGCCGCCCCGACTGGATGCGCGCCAAGATGCACCACGCCCCCGGCGTCGGCGTCCACCCCGCCGCGACCGACCGCGACGCCGCGCGCGCCGCGCTGAACCTGCCGCTCGATCGCGAGATCGTGCTCGTGGTCGCGGGCGGCGGCGGCGACGGCACCCCCACCACCCCGCTGACGCTGGGCGCGCGCGCGCAGCCCGACACGCTCTGGCTGACGATCGGCGCGGTCGCGCACGAATGGCACGCAACGGTGCCGGGCAACCTTCGCCATCTCGGCTGGGTCGACGATCCGGCAAGCTATATCGCCGCCGCCGACCGGGTGGTCTCGTCGGCGGGCAACACGACGGTCCACATGATCGCCGCAGCGGGCCGACCGTGGATCGTCGTTCCCGAATGGCGCTATTTCGACGAGCAGCGCTGGAAGGCGCGGATGCTGGCGCAGGCGGGGGCGGCGGTGACGCTCGACCATTGGCCCTCGCACGTCGATGCCTGGCGCGATGCCTGGACGCGCGCCGCCGCGATCGACACCGCCAAGCAGCGCCTGCTCGTCGATCCCCACGCCGCGCAGGGGGTCGCCGACTGGTTCGAGCGCCTCGCTGCGTGGCAGCACCCCGCCCCCCGAGCGACCCCTAATCTTCTAGCGGAGACCATCGGTTGA
- a CDS encoding galactosyltransferase-related protein, producing MLSVCTLGRGRADHLVNLVHGLNCQATPPAELVIGVMQDTPYTLPATAFPVRQIVMASESLPLAAARNAAARAATSDRIAFLDIDCIPDPDFVGDHAARLGDQDALVMGEMLYLPAGATQDGIDYARFDRIAELHSERAGPPEGLLGPCGDYRCFWSLNFSMRRDRFLALGGFDESFVGYGGEDTDFGRSVATAGVPIFWARGARAYHQYHPHHMPPVHHVESVVANARRFRDKWGEWTMQHWLRAFVLMGLIARRGDDYVMLREPDERDFALTRQQADRPYASSARVLSMLEAGTPATASA from the coding sequence ATGTTGTCGGTATGCACGCTGGGTCGGGGACGCGCCGACCATCTCGTCAATCTGGTCCACGGCCTGAACTGCCAGGCGACGCCCCCCGCCGAACTGGTGATCGGGGTGATGCAGGACACGCCCTATACGCTTCCCGCCACCGCCTTCCCGGTGCGGCAGATCGTGATGGCGAGCGAGTCGCTCCCCCTTGCCGCCGCGCGCAACGCCGCCGCGCGCGCCGCGACCAGCGACCGGATCGCCTTCCTTGATATTGATTGCATCCCCGACCCCGATTTCGTCGGCGACCATGCCGCGCGGCTCGGCGACCAGGACGCGCTGGTGATGGGCGAGATGCTCTACCTCCCCGCCGGCGCGACCCAAGACGGCATCGACTATGCCCGCTTCGACCGGATCGCCGAATTGCACAGCGAACGCGCCGGCCCGCCCGAGGGATTGCTGGGGCCGTGCGGCGACTATCGCTGCTTCTGGTCGCTCAACTTCTCGATGCGGCGCGACCGGTTTCTGGCGCTCGGCGGGTTCGACGAGAGCTTCGTCGGCTATGGCGGCGAGGATACCGATTTCGGGCGATCGGTCGCCACCGCGGGAGTGCCGATCTTCTGGGCGCGCGGCGCGCGCGCCTATCACCAATATCACCCGCACCACATGCCGCCGGTGCATCATGTCGAAAGCGTCGTCGCCAATGCGCGGCGCTTCCGCGACAAATGGGGCGAATGGACGATGCAGCATTGGCTGCGCGCCTTCGTCCTGATGGGACTGATCGCGCGCCGCGGCGACGACTATGTCATGCTACGCGAACCCGACGAACGCGATTTCGCGCTCACCCGCCAGCAGGCCGACCGGCCCTATGCCAGCAGCGCGCGCGTCCTCTCGATGCTCGAAGCCGGCACCCCCGCCACTGCATCGGCATAG
- a CDS encoding extracellular catalytic domain type 1 short-chain-length polyhydroxyalkanoate depolymerase, producing MPSMAETIERLRSGLPASNAAPSRLTPLTGFGSNPGALLGYCHVPQQLAPSAPLVVVLHGCTQNAAAYDHGSGWSDLADRHGFALLFPEQQRSNNANTCFNWFEPQDIRRDAGEALSIRQMVSAMCDAHAIDPRRVYVTGLSAGGAMANVMLATYPDVFAGGAIVAGLPFGTATGVPQALERMRGQGGASGAELGALVRAASPHRGPWPTISVWHGASDHTVVPANAAAILDQWRDVHQLGAAPARSGVVDGHRHRVWTDRSGRAVIEEYHIKGFGHGTPLATTGADACGAVGPHMLEAGISSSVHIARHWGLLRAGIDSTAPRAAATPRATAHVHAAAQPAAASVANSVNDVIEKALRSAGLMR from the coding sequence ATGCCGAGTATGGCGGAAACGATTGAACGGTTGCGCAGCGGTTTGCCTGCGAGCAACGCCGCGCCGAGCCGCTTGACCCCGCTCACCGGCTTCGGATCGAACCCCGGCGCGTTGCTCGGCTATTGTCATGTGCCACAACAGCTCGCGCCCTCGGCGCCTTTGGTGGTGGTGCTGCATGGCTGCACGCAGAATGCCGCGGCCTATGACCATGGATCGGGCTGGTCCGATCTCGCCGATCGCCACGGCTTTGCGCTGCTGTTCCCCGAACAGCAGCGTTCGAACAACGCCAACACCTGCTTCAACTGGTTCGAACCGCAGGACATCCGCCGCGACGCGGGCGAAGCGCTGTCGATCCGCCAGATGGTGTCGGCGATGTGCGACGCCCACGCGATCGATCCGCGCCGCGTTTATGTGACCGGGCTGTCGGCGGGCGGCGCGATGGCCAATGTGATGCTCGCTACCTATCCCGACGTCTTCGCCGGCGGCGCTATCGTCGCTGGGCTGCCGTTCGGCACCGCGACCGGGGTGCCGCAAGCGCTCGAGCGGATGCGCGGGCAGGGTGGCGCAAGCGGCGCCGAGCTGGGTGCGCTGGTGCGCGCGGCATCGCCGCATCGCGGACCCTGGCCGACGATATCGGTGTGGCATGGCGCGAGCGACCACACCGTGGTCCCCGCCAATGCCGCCGCGATTCTCGACCAATGGCGCGACGTCCACCAACTGGGCGCAGCGCCCGCGCGCAGCGGCGTGGTCGACGGCCACCGCCATCGCGTGTGGACCGACCGGAGCGGGCGCGCGGTGATCGAGGAATATCACATCAAGGGCTTCGGCCACGGTACCCCGCTGGCGACGACGGGCGCCGACGCCTGCGGCGCGGTGGGGCCGCACATGCTCGAAGCGGGTATTTCGTCGAGCGTGCATATCGCGCGGCATTGGGGATTGCTCCGCGCGGGGATCGACAGCACCGCCCCGCGCGCTGCGGCGACCCCGCGCGCCACCGCCCACGTCCACGCAGCCGCACAGCCTGCCGCGGCTTCGGTCGCCAATTCGGTCAACGACGTCATTGAAAAGGCGCTGCGCTCGGCGGGGTTGATGCGCTGA
- a CDS encoding AsmA family protein: protein MVQGVSSEDTQAPVLLDPVTDTAEPVEARAKRRRLLRILRNVVIGILVTIAAIWLVLFITKGRFLKGPFERTVGGMIERQVKVGGDFQLYFAPFDIKFLAEGLTVSNPEWTTQRHLFAAKRIDTRIAPLSLLFGKRRMRWLDLTDASLDLEWNAARTANSWTFDSDGGGEPFEMPVIDRAKLVSTALRYRDPQLDLLADLDFSSIVSQDARIGDAVRFTGDGRIRKTPFTLIGALLTPNATVARGRNKLVMRARAANNRIDIGGTLPSLADIEGVPLAVAARGRNAAELLGILGIIVPQSRAYQMKAQLVKRDNRYRFDKMTGRFGDSDIAGAFTVRNGGPRVHIDADLSTRTLDIIDVAPFIGYNPDLVAKSGYETAARASGAAPARLLPDATLRAEGLRAFDADVRYKVARLRSDSVPVSDVAVTVALDDGLLSLSPFNFTMARGSVNSDVRIDWRRRPARTTYDFRLGATPMAQLLGGFGVGEAGTNGTVKGRLELVGDGDTLHDSLATSRGRIAFIIPQGTFSTRNVQLAELDFGVFVQKMFEDRLKEPVQINCGLVAFTVRRGVAAADPILIDTRKNVIVGRGGFSFATEQMDLAFRADGKKFSLFSAQSPVGIGGYFSEPSLDVVSLELLSRAGIGLGLAVLAAPPAALLAFVDVGDASSAACGPVLSGATATKQRTRDGKPRDDVGKGTSGKAKEEGRKKFLGIF from the coding sequence ATGGTGCAGGGCGTAAGCAGTGAAGACACGCAGGCCCCGGTCCTGCTCGATCCCGTTACGGACACTGCCGAACCGGTCGAAGCCCGCGCCAAGCGCCGCCGCCTGCTCCGCATCCTGCGCAACGTCGTCATCGGCATCCTCGTCACGATCGCTGCGATCTGGCTGGTGCTGTTCATCACCAAGGGCCGCTTCCTCAAAGGGCCGTTCGAGCGCACCGTCGGCGGCATGATCGAACGCCAGGTCAAGGTGGGCGGCGACTTCCAGCTCTATTTCGCCCCCTTCGACATCAAGTTCCTCGCCGAAGGGCTGACGGTGTCGAACCCCGAATGGACGACGCAGCGCCATTTGTTCGCCGCCAAGCGGATCGACACGCGGATCGCGCCGCTGTCGCTGTTGTTCGGCAAGCGGCGGATGCGCTGGCTCGACCTGACCGACGCCTCGCTCGATCTCGAATGGAACGCCGCGCGTACCGCCAACAGCTGGACCTTCGACAGCGACGGCGGCGGCGAGCCCTTCGAGATGCCGGTGATCGACCGCGCCAAGCTGGTATCGACCGCGCTGCGCTATCGCGACCCGCAGCTCGACCTCCTCGCCGATCTCGATTTCTCGTCGATCGTCTCGCAGGACGCCCGGATCGGTGACGCGGTGCGCTTCACCGGCGACGGCCGTATCCGCAAGACCCCCTTCACGCTCATCGGCGCGCTGCTCACCCCCAACGCCACCGTCGCGCGCGGCCGCAACAAGCTGGTGATGCGCGCGCGCGCCGCGAACAACCGGATCGACATCGGCGGCACGCTGCCCAGCCTCGCCGATATCGAAGGCGTGCCGCTGGCGGTCGCCGCGCGCGGGCGCAACGCCGCCGAACTGCTCGGCATCCTCGGGATCATCGTCCCGCAAAGCCGCGCCTACCAGATGAAGGCGCAGCTGGTGAAGCGCGACAACCGCTATCGCTTCGACAAGATGACCGGGCGCTTCGGCGACAGCGACATCGCCGGCGCCTTCACCGTCCGCAACGGCGGCCCGCGCGTGCATATCGATGCCGATCTGTCGACGCGCACGCTCGACATCATCGATGTCGCGCCCTTCATAGGTTACAATCCCGATCTGGTCGCCAAGAGCGGCTACGAAACCGCCGCGCGCGCCTCGGGTGCTGCGCCTGCGCGCCTGCTCCCCGACGCGACGCTGCGTGCCGAGGGGCTGCGCGCGTTCGATGCCGATGTCCGCTACAAGGTCGCGCGGCTGCGGTCGGACAGCGTTCCCGTCAGCGACGTCGCGGTCACCGTGGCGCTCGACGACGGACTGCTGTCGCTTTCGCCCTTCAACTTCACGATGGCGCGCGGCTCGGTCAATTCGGACGTACGGATCGATTGGCGCCGCCGCCCCGCGCGCACGACCTACGACTTCCGCCTCGGCGCGACGCCGATGGCGCAGTTGCTAGGCGGCTTTGGTGTCGGCGAGGCGGGCACCAACGGCACCGTGAAGGGCCGGCTCGAATTGGTCGGCGACGGCGATACGCTCCACGATTCGCTCGCGACCTCGCGCGGGCGGATCGCCTTCATCATTCCGCAGGGGACCTTCTCGACGCGCAACGTCCAGCTCGCCGAGCTCGATTTCGGGGTGTTCGTCCAGAAGATGTTCGAGGATCGGCTGAAGGAGCCGGTGCAGATCAATTGCGGGCTGGTTGCCTTCACCGTGCGCCGCGGCGTTGCCGCCGCCGATCCGATCCTCATCGACACGCGCAAGAACGTGATCGTCGGCCGCGGCGGCTTCAGCTTCGCGACCGAACAGATGGACCTCGCCTTCCGCGCCGACGGCAAGAAGTTCAGCCTGTTTTCGGCGCAATCGCCCGTCGGCATCGGCGGCTATTTCTCCGAACCCTCGCTCGATGTGGTCAGCCTCGAACTGCTCAGCCGCGCAGGGATCGGGCTCGGCCTTGCGGTACTGGCGGCGCCCCCCGCCGCGCTGCTCGCGTTCGTCGATGTCGGTGATGCGAGCTCGGCGGCGTGCGGCCCGGTCCTGTCAGGCGCCACCGCGACGAAGCAGCGCACCCGCGACGGCAAGCCGCGCGACGATGTCGGGAAAGGCACCTCGGGCAAGGCGAAGGAAGAGGGCCGCAAGAAGTTCCTGGGGATCTTCTAG
- a CDS encoding sulfotransferase, with protein MPTVFQSPRYVFVGGLHRSGTSMVAALVAKAPGVGAIGGAPVPEQEGVYLQGGIPHTARHGIPGAFAFDPDQHLTEASAYNSAEVEGRLSASWDRWYPAEATLRVEKSPVNLLRSRLYQQLFPTASFVFVVRHPVVVARATSKWSEAPVARLVEHWDAAHRLLLDDLPYLHNYLIVRYEDLVADPARALARIGGFIDRPIGDASGIEDRNSGYAGGDRIAVPDVARRLGYRNDIATLEAPEIAMHRHCLSEIRSRIDRLD; from the coding sequence ATGCCGACGGTTTTCCAGTCGCCGCGCTATGTTTTCGTCGGCGGTCTGCACCGCAGCGGGACCAGCATGGTGGCCGCGCTGGTCGCCAAGGCGCCGGGGGTCGGCGCGATCGGCGGCGCCCCGGTGCCCGAGCAGGAGGGCGTGTATCTACAGGGCGGGATCCCGCACACTGCGCGCCACGGCATCCCCGGTGCATTCGCCTTCGATCCCGACCAGCATCTGACCGAGGCGAGCGCGTATAACAGCGCAGAGGTCGAAGGGCGGCTGAGCGCGAGCTGGGATCGATGGTATCCCGCCGAGGCGACGCTTCGGGTCGAAAAATCGCCGGTGAACCTGCTGCGCTCGCGGCTGTACCAGCAATTGTTCCCGACCGCGTCGTTCGTCTTCGTCGTGCGCCACCCGGTGGTGGTGGCGCGCGCGACGAGCAAATGGAGCGAGGCGCCGGTGGCGCGGTTGGTCGAGCATTGGGATGCGGCGCACCGATTGCTGCTCGATGACCTGCCCTATCTCCATAATTACCTGATCGTCCGCTACGAGGATCTGGTGGCCGATCCGGCGCGCGCGCTGGCGCGGATCGGCGGCTTCATCGACCGTCCGATCGGCGACGCGAGCGGGATCGAGGATCGCAATTCGGGCTATGCTGGGGGCGATCGCATCGCGGTGCCCGATGTCGCGCGGCGGTTGGGCTATCGCAACGATATCGCCACGCTCGAAGCGCCCGAAATTGCCATGCATCGCCATTGCTTGAGCGAAATCCGCTCGAGGATCGACCGGCTCGATTGA
- a CDS encoding HAD-IIB family hydrolase produces the protein MRIVSLALGGCLKALPVEFGITEDTGGHITYALGAAMALAARADVTRVELVTRMIDDTVLGAAYARQIEPVGDKLSIRRIDSGNRAYLSKEASTADRPAFTRALLAWLETLDHRPDLLHAHFADAAEVAMAVRERFGIPFIYTAHSLGIDKARCAALPCGDMDRRIAMETRAVTGADAIIASSRDEAERQLMLYDGADAARIHCVPPGASIDGGTVADPDRARALLAPFLRDPSLPMLLAIARPVAKKNLEGLVDLYAADPGLRARANLVIVAGLRDAPDSGEAEQREVIAGLLDRMDRHDLYGRLALPKRHDRADVAALYARARDTGGVFVNPAWTEPYGLTLTEAASHGLPVVATSHGGPSDIIATLGHGIVADPHDPPAFADAIASLLGDRARWQAASAAGRRNAQALNWDAYAARFVDIARTLHAPAIISASPEHLLLSDIDNTLTGCRAGAAELCAVLADRGDIGFGVATGRSLQEARRLLHDWGYPDPMLLITSVGCEIYWRRGPRLFADADFARWIDHGWDRDAIAALAATLPGMRPQPAVEQRRHKLSWFAEDPATPVLLADRLAAAGIAARVVWSHGDLLDVLPVRAGKGAAMLWAAKRMGLPIDCVHAAGDSGNDIDMLERCPNAIIVANHDDQLAVLAARPGMFVSQRSNAGGIVEALEQRGLTGQRGREAA, from the coding sequence GTGCGAATAGTTTCGCTGGCGCTGGGCGGGTGCCTGAAAGCGCTGCCGGTCGAATTCGGCATCACCGAAGATACCGGCGGCCATATCACCTATGCGCTCGGCGCGGCGATGGCGCTGGCGGCGCGCGCCGACGTGACCCGCGTCGAGCTGGTGACGCGGATGATCGACGATACGGTGCTCGGTGCCGCCTATGCACGCCAGATCGAGCCGGTCGGCGACAAGCTGTCGATCCGCCGGATCGACAGCGGCAACCGCGCCTATCTGAGCAAGGAGGCGAGCACCGCCGACCGCCCCGCCTTCACCCGCGCGCTGCTCGCCTGGCTCGAAACGCTCGATCACCGCCCCGACCTGCTCCACGCGCATTTCGCCGACGCCGCCGAGGTCGCGATGGCGGTGCGCGAACGCTTCGGCATCCCCTTCATTTATACCGCGCATTCGCTCGGCATCGACAAGGCGCGCTGCGCCGCGCTGCCCTGCGGCGACATGGACCGGCGGATCGCGATGGAAACCCGCGCGGTCACCGGCGCCGACGCGATCATCGCTTCCTCGCGCGACGAGGCCGAGCGGCAATTGATGCTGTATGACGGCGCCGATGCCGCGCGTATTCACTGCGTACCGCCCGGCGCCAGCATCGACGGCGGCACCGTCGCCGATCCCGATCGCGCGCGCGCGCTGCTGGCGCCGTTCCTGCGCGATCCGTCGCTGCCGATGCTGCTCGCGATCGCGCGCCCGGTAGCCAAGAAGAATCTCGAAGGGCTGGTCGACCTCTACGCCGCCGACCCCGGTCTTCGCGCGCGCGCCAACCTCGTGATCGTCGCCGGCTTGCGCGACGCCCCCGACAGCGGCGAGGCCGAACAGCGCGAGGTGATCGCCGGGCTGCTCGACCGGATGGACCGCCACGACCTGTACGGGCGGCTGGCGCTGCCCAAGCGCCACGATCGCGCCGACGTCGCCGCGCTCTATGCGCGGGCGCGCGACACCGGCGGGGTGTTCGTCAACCCGGCCTGGACCGAACCCTATGGCCTGACGCTCACCGAAGCCGCGAGCCACGGTCTGCCCGTAGTCGCGACCTCGCATGGTGGTCCGTCGGACATCATCGCCACGCTGGGGCACGGCATCGTCGCCGATCCGCACGATCCGCCGGCCTTTGCTGACGCGATCGCGTCGCTGCTGGGTGACCGCGCGCGCTGGCAGGCGGCCTCGGCGGCGGGGCGGCGCAATGCGCAGGCGCTGAACTGGGACGCCTATGCCGCGCGCTTCGTCGATATCGCGCGGACGCTCCATGCGCCCGCGATCATCTCGGCGAGCCCCGAGCATCTGCTGCTGTCGGACATCGACAACACGCTGACGGGTTGCCGCGCCGGCGCCGCCGAATTGTGCGCGGTGCTCGCCGATCGCGGCGATATCGGCTTCGGCGTCGCCACCGGGCGCTCGCTGCAGGAGGCGCGGCGGCTGTTGCACGACTGGGGCTATCCCGATCCGATGCTGCTGATCACCTCGGTGGGCTGCGAAATCTACTGGCGCCGGGGGCCACGCTTGTTCGCCGATGCCGATTTCGCGCGCTGGATCGATCATGGCTGGGACCGCGACGCGATCGCCGCGCTGGCGGCGACGCTACCCGGGATGCGCCCGCAACCCGCCGTCGAACAACGGCGGCACAAATTGAGCTGGTTCGCCGAGGATCCCGCGACCCCGGTGCTGCTGGCTGATCGGCTGGCGGCGGCGGGAATCGCCGCGCGCGTCGTCTGGAGCCATGGCGACCTGCTCGACGTGCTGCCGGTGCGCGCGGGCAAGGGTGCGGCGATGCTGTGGGCCGCCAAGCGCATGGGGCTGCCAATCGACTGCGTCCATGCCGCGGGCGATAGCGGCAACGACATCGACATGCTCGAACGCTGCCCCAATGCGATCATCGTGGCGAACCATGACGACCAGCTTGCGGTGCTGGCCGCCCGGCCCGGCATGTTCGTATCGCAGCGTTCGAATGCCGGCGGCATCGTCGAGGCGCTCGAGCAACGCGGCCTGACCGGCCAGCGCGGGCGCGAGGCGGCATGA